The following is a genomic window from Hydrogenobaculum sp. Y04AAS1.
TAAAGCCAATACGCTAAAAGCCCTAAACGACAAATATTTAAGAGGGGAAATATCAAAAGAAGAGTACGAACAGGCCAAAAGGGTGTTGGAAAACCTTTGATGTGATATAATAATGTATTTAAATATTTAGGAGGTTTTATGAAAGCACTGGCGTATGGTTATCCAAAATTAGGTGAGAAAAGAGAGTTTAAAAATGCCCTTGAAAGCTTTTGGAAAAAAGCTATAACAGAAGAACAGTTTTATGAACAAATGAGAAACATCGAAGCCCAAAGAATAAGAGCTTATTCAGAGAGCGTTGATGAAATCCCTGTGGGAGAGCTTTCTTTTTACGATTTTATGTTAGATACCGCTGTTATGGTGGGTATGATACCATCTCGCTTTGGTGAGTACAAAGGGCTTGAAACCTATTTTGAAATGGCTCGTGGCAAATCTGCCATGGAGATGACAAAGTATTTCAACACAAACTATCATTATATAGTCCCGGAGTTAGAATCAAACAATTTTAAGCTTTTAGAAAATAAACCCAAAAGATGCTATTTAAACGCCAAAGACAAAGTCCAAAACCCAAAACCATACCTCATAGCCCCCTTTACATTTTTAAAACTATCAAAAACCTATAAAAAAACCACAAAAGATGGTTTTAGTGTTTTGGAAACCTCAAAAATAGAAAATGAGAAAACCCTTTATTACTTTTTAGAACCTCTTTTGGAAGTGTATAAAGATATTCTTAAAAACCTAAAAACAGAAGGTGTAAACATAGTTTCTTTACAAGACCCAGGCCTCGTGTTTGATTTAAAAGACTATGAATTAAACGCTGTCAAAAAAATATACGAAGAGTTAAGTCAAGTATCAGATATAGAGCTAATCACGTATTACGACAGTGTTAGTGCTTATAAAGATATTATAGATTTACCTGTAAAACGTATAGGGCTTGATCTTTGCTCAAACGCTGAAAACCTTGAAAACCTTAGAAAATACGGTTTTCCAAAGGACAAAGAGCTTATAGCTGGTATTATAAACGGCCGTCAAGTATGGAGAGCAAACCTAAGAGATAAGTTAAAGCTAATAGATGAGCTTTCAAAAATAGCACCAAATTTATCTATTTCAAACTCTTCTCCTCTTTTTCATCTTCCAGTAAATGTTGAGCTTGAAACAAAGATGGACAAAGACCTAAAAGATAGACTTAGCTTTGCCAAGCAAAAGCTTGAAGAACTAAAAACCCTCAAAAACGCCTTCTTAGGGGACAAAGAAAGTCTAAAAGAAGTAGAGGCTTCAGCCAAACTTTTTGAAGGAAGCTTTGGTAAAAATCAAGTTGTGATAGATCGTATAAAAGCTCTAAAAGATAGTGATTTTCAAAGAGAACTTCCTTACAAAGAGCGTATAAAACTCCAGCAAAGCATACTAAACTTGCCTATTTTCCCCACCACCACCATAGGGTCTTTCCCTCAAACCGAAGAGGTGCGTAAAACCAGAAGCGCTTTTAGATCTGGCAAAATTTCAAAGCAAGAGTATGAGGCTTTTATTAAAAGCCAGATAGACAACGTCATAGCCTTCCAAGAGGAAATAGGGCTTGATGTACTTGTGCATGGGGAGTTTGAGCGTACAGATATGGTGGAGTTTTTTGCCGAAAAGCTAAAAGGTGTTGCCACCACAGAGCACGGCTGGATCATCTCTTACGGTTCAAGAGGCTATAGACCACCAATTATATACGGCGATGTTTACAGAGATGAGCCGATGACCCTAAATGAAATACTCTATGCTCAGTCAAAAACCCAAAAACCTGTAAAAGGCATGCTAACAGGCCCTGTTACTATACTAAATTGGAGCTTTTATAGAGAGGATATACCAAAAAAAGAGGTGGCTTATCAGATAGCCTTAGCTATATTAGACGAGGTAAAAGATTTAGAAAAAAGCGGTATAAAGATAATCCAAATAGACGAACCGGCTTTTAGAGAAGGTACACCCATAAAGAAAAAAGACTGGGAAGATTATTTTGATTGGGCTATAAAATCTTTTAGACTGAGCTCAAAAGCAAACCCAAAAACCCAAATACACACTCATATGTGCTACTCAGAGTTTAACGATATCATAGACAAAATATACGATATGGATTTTGATGTGATATCCATAGAGGCTTCAAGAAGTAAAGGTGAGATTTTAGAGGCTTTTGAGAGATTTGGAAAGTGGGATAGGCAAATAGGTATAGGTGTGTACGATATTCACTCGCCGACTATTCCAAGCGTAGAAGAGATGGAAATTGTGATGAAAAGAGCTATGAAGGTTTTAGATAAATCCCTTTTATGGGTAAACCCTGATTGCGGTCTTAAAACCAGAAGATGGGAAGAGGTAAAACCAGCCTTAAAAAATATGATGGAAATGGCTTTAAAGCTAAGAAAAGAGGCCTAGATTTTATCTGATGTCAAAAACTGCGGTAGTGCTTTTAAATATGGGCGGACCAGATTCCATGTCCGCCATTCGCCCTTTTTTGTACAATTTATTTTCCGATCACGATATAGTACAAATCCCAAGATCCATTCAAAAACCAGTGGCTTTTTTAATATCTACATTTAGAGCCAAAAAAACAGAGTATTATTATAAAATTATGGGCGGTAAATCCCCTCAGAAAGAGCAAACCATACTCCAAAAAAACGCCCTTCAACAAGCTTTAGGTCAAGATTATATCGTTGAAATAGCGATGAGATATTGGCATCCTTTTACCGCTGAGGCTATATCAAACTTAGAAAAGGTAAAACCTTCAAAGATAGTGCTTTTACCCCTTTATCCACATTATAGTTCTACCACCACAGGCTCTTCTTTTAAAGAGTTTTATAGGCTTTTTAAAAAATCAAGTTTAAAAGATACACCTGTAAAAGAGATAAGAGATTATCACGATCATCCGCTTTTTATAAAAGCCTGGACAGAAAATATTAAAAACAGCGGTATAGACGATGAATATTTTATACTCTTTTCAGCCCATAGCCTGCCTCAAAAGATAATAGACAAAAAAGATCCTTACAAAGATCAGATAGAAAAATCTGTTGAGCTTATTATGAAAAACTTTAAAAACAAATATATGATCTCTTATCAAAGCAAAGTAGGACCAGTGAAGTGGTTAGAGCCCCCCACCGATAAAACCATAGAAAATTTGGCAAAGCAAGGTATAAAAAAACTTTGCCTTGTGCCTATAAGCTTTGTATCAGAGCATTCAGAAACCCTTTACGAGATGGACTACCTTTATAAAAACATGGCTAAAGAACTTGGTATAGAACACTTTAAAAGAGTACCTACCTTGCAGACAAACCCCACTTATATTGAGCTTTTAAAAGAACTATCCACCAAAGCCTTTGCCACATAAAAACTAAATACTCCTATCAAAGCACCCGTGATGGTATCAAGAGGAAAATGAACCCCTACGTAAGATCTTTCATACATTATTAAAAAAGCGTAAGAAAAGAAAAATGCTTTCACAAGAGGTTTTTCGTTGTAAGAACCCACCATGGCTATCACAAAAGCCATCGCAGTGTCCCCAGAGGGAAAAGATCCCCAATAGAGTTTATAAAGAAGATGAACATGTTTTAAAACACTTGCTGGTCTTGGCTGATCAAAAATATTTTTTAAGGCCGTCACAAGGATTGTCTCTATGATAAGTGTCACAAGATAAACTTTTAACTTGTATCTTCTAAATGTATATATGTAAGCTAAAAAAGGTAAAAGCACCCAACCAGAACCAAGAGATGTGTATGTATAAAAAAATCTATCAAAAAATTTATCGTGATGATGGTTTATTAGATTAAAAAGTTCTATATTTTCTTTGAAAAGCTCAAAAACCATTTTTAATAAAACTTTTTAACTTGATTTAGATAACCCATTGCAAACTCTTTTCCGCTTACTCTTTTTCCTTTTAAAGACATAATCTCTAAAATCTCCAAAGGTAAATCTCCAGTACCTACAAAAAGAGATTTCCCATCGTAAAAAAGTTCACCGGGTTTTAGGTTTAGATCTTTTTCTACAATGTTTGTTTTTAGGATTTTGATATTGCGATCGCCTGAAACGCCGTAGGCGTTTGGATATACACCTCTTATTTTGTTGTGTATACTAAAAGCACTTGTTTTAAAACATATCCTTAACTCCTCTTTTAAAATAGGCATAGCGTATGTGGCTTCTTGATGGTTTTGAGGAATGGGTTTTATGCTGCCACTTACCCAGCTTAAAATAGTATCTTTTAAAAGCTTTGCACCTTTTATAGATAGTTTGTTAGAAAGTTTCTCGTAGTTATCCTCTTGTTCTATAGGTATAGATTCTACAGATAAAATATCTCCTTCATCCATCTTAGAAGACATCAGAATGACTGTATTTCCCGTTTCTTTTTCTCCTTGCATCAAAGCCCGTTGGATGGGGGCTGCACCTCTATACTTTGGAAGCACTGACCCGTGAAGGTTTAGCGATTTAAACGTTGGTATTTCAAGCATTGATTTTGGTATTATCTGCCCGTAAGCCACCACTATCATGATATCTGGTTTTATATTTAAAAGCTCTTCTTTTAAAAAAGAGATTTTTTCTGGCTGAGAGATGTTTAGATTTAGCTCTAGGGCTTTTTGCTTTACAGGAGGAGGCGTGAGTTTTTGACCTCTTCCGGCTGGTTTATCTGGTTGGGTGATTACAAGGGCTATTTCAAACTCACTGGCTAAAAGCTCCAAAGAGGGCACCGCAAAAGAAGAGGTACCGCAAAATACTATCCTCATGAGGATTTCCACCTTTTGTAGATGTTGTGATCTATTCTTAGGGTATCTAAAACTTTTCCTACTACAAAGTCTATACTTTCTTCTAAGGTTTTTGGCTTATGATAAAAACCAGGGCTTGCGCTCATTATGATGGCACCGGCGTTTGTTAGTTTTAGCATGTTCTCAAGGTGTATACTGTTGTAAGGCATCTCTCTTACAAGCATAACAAGAGGTACTCTCTCTTTTAGGGCTGTATCGCATACTCTGTGAATGAGATTTTGGGCAACACCGCTTGCCACAGCTCCCAAAGTCCCCATAGAACAAGGCACCACCAAAACCCCTTTAAACTTGCATAAAAAAGACCCGCTTGATATAGGAGCTGCAAAATCTGTATAATCGTAAACATGGGCTTCTTTTTTAAAAAACTCCTCACCAACTCCTGTTTCATAACCCATTACGTACTTGGCGGTTTTTGACATCACCACATGTAGATCGTAGTGCTCTTTTAGCACTTCAAAAGTCCTAACAGCGTAAATGCTTCCACTGGCACCGGTGATAAGAAGGGCAATGGATTCTTTCATAAAACCTTTTTAATATACTCCATGCAAAGATTTATTACCTCTTCTTTTGTCATACAAGTGGTATCTATTTGTATGGCATCTTCTGCTTTTCTAAAAGGATAATCTTTTCTGTTTTTATCGGTTTCATCTCGTTTTAGGATTTTATTTAAAATATCCTCATAAGACCCACCTTCTTCCAAATACCTTCTCAATGCTCTTTCTTTTGGATCTGCATCTATAAAAAACTTTATCGTGGCATCTTTAAATATGTGAGTACCAACATCCCTTCCTTCTACAACGGCGTTATCTTTTACCAAAGATCTTTGAAACACGATTATCTTTTCCCTTAAACTTGGTTCTTTTGCCACCTCTGACGCCAAAGCCCCTACATATTCTTTTGTAAGTTCTTTTGTTATATCATCATGATCAAAAATTACTTTTGTTTGTCCTATTAAAAGCTCAAAAACAAGTCTATTTTTTTCTACAGCATCAAAAAAATCTATATTTTTTGATTTTAAAAAACCAATGGCTCTATAAACAAGACCTGTATTGAAATAAATATATCCCAAAATCTTAGAAAGCTCCCGCGATACGCTTGATTTACCACTGGAAGCTGGTCCATCTATAGCTATAATTTTATAGTTCACCTAAATATTATACATTAAAGCTTATGTTTAATAAAAAGGCCCTAAGCCGGGCCTTGCATGTTTATTTTAACTCGCCTTCCCAGTATTCGATGGCACCAGATATGTTTTCAGAATTTTGTTTTAGGTTATCATACATTGCCTTCATAAAACGCTCACAGCCTTCCACTGGAGCATGCTTTGCCACAGCTTCAATTTCTTTTAGAAGCTCATCGTTTTTGGCTTTTAAAATCTTCAAACCTTCTATATAAGCTTTGACCTTTTGTCTGTCAAACTCTTGATCCATAGACTTCTCCTTATGTTAACTCTATCCTTTCGTTTTCACTATATATATAAAGCTTTCCTTCAGCTTCGTCTTGGGTCTTTTTGTGAGATCCATCGCAAAATGGGAAACCCTTTGACAGCCCACACGTGCAAACCCATTTTTCTTCTTGGGCTTTTACCTGTACAGGTCCTTTGCCGCTTAACTTGACAAGTCTTGCCATAGGTTAAACCTCCTTTGGTTTTTTGATAGTTTTATATTAAAGTGTATAGTTTATCTTGTCAAGTAGGCACTTTATAGTGAGTAAGTATATAAAGGTATACTTAAAAATAAAAGCTTTATACAAAAACAGTTTCCGGTATGCCAAAGCCGTTGAAATTGGCAGCGTAAACTGTAGTGTAAGCACCCGTTGCCATTATATACACTCTATCGCCTATGTCCACCTCTGGAAGATATGTGAAATTTGATATTATATCCATGCTGTCGCAACTAACCCCAGCTATGGTGTATGGTTTTATCTCGCCTTTTTGCTCAGCATACATAGGATAGCTTATGCCCCCTAAAACTTCAGCAAGCCCGTTAAATACCCCAGTATCTAAGTAAATCCAGTAAGATTCTTCACCGTTTATATATTTTGTGGTTTTGCCTATCACAGAGCTAACCAACACTCCAGCATCTCCTACAAGTCCTCTTCCTGGTTCTATTTGTACTTCCATAGGCTTTATAAGGAAATACTTTTGCAAAAGCGCCTCTATGTAAGAACCAATATCTCTTATACTAAGGGATTCGTATTGATAGTTTACGGGGATACCACCCCCTAAATTTAGCATTGTAAGTTTTATATCTTTGTATATGGCTTTTTCCCAAAGCTCCCAAGCTTTTTTTATACCTATAAACCAATTTCTTAGGTTGTTGCACTGGGAACCTACATGAAATGTTATACCATAAGGTACAAATCCTTGGTATTTTGCATACTCAAGAATATCTAAAGCGGTATCTACATCAACGCCAAATTTGTTGGTAAGAGGCCAATCGCTTCCTTCGTTTGGTACTATTAGCCTTATGTATACTCTTGATCTTGGAGCTATCTTTTTTAACTTATCTATTTCTTTGTATGAATCTATGCTAAAAGCTTTAATACCAGATTTATAAGCGTAATCTATAAAATCTAATGGTTTTACCGGGTTGCTAGATATAATTCTTGAACCATCTACTCCAAGTCTTAAGACTTTTTCCAGTTCCCAGGAAGAAGCCACTTCATAACCACTGCCAAGGTCATTTAGCAAAGCCAATATTTCTTGATGATCGTTTGCTTTTACCGCATAATATATCTTTGCTTCTTTTAAAGCCTCTTGTAGTTCTATAAACCTCTCTTTTATTCTGTCTAAGTTTATGACTAGAGTCGGGGTTTTTACGTTTTTAAGAACATCCAATATAAAGGGTTTTCTTAATACTATGCTATCAAAATACTGCTTCGCAAACTTATACTGCAAAGGATATACATCCGGCACCTCTTCAGCTTCCAAAACTTTTTCTGGCATAAGATTAGTATAATACCTTTTTATTAAATTTCAATTATTTTTTGCTAAGTCTATATATAGATAAGGAGTATCGTATTTAGCTTTGATTGGTTCGTAATCTCTTAGTTTTCTTGGAAGCATTACGTGGGATTTGAAGTTGCCGGCCCTTACTATGATCTCATCCTCTCCTTTTACCACAGATATAGCGTCTTTTCTTATATAGGGGGCTCTTAATCTCAACATATAGTTGCCGTTTGATTGTAAAAACTCAAAAGGCTTATCTTTAAAGAGTATATCTGCAGGATTTTTATCTTTGTATATTAAATCAGATAATATTTCTAGCTTTTGTAAACCGCATACTTCTTCTTGCATAGTGGGTACATCAAATATAGGAGTAGGTGTAAACAAAGATTTTATCTCTTCAAGATAACTTTGCTGAGATTTTACCCATTCTTTGAAAAACTCACAATCCGCCACTTTGTCTTTTGGAAGGACTTTGTTTACTATCACAGCATCGACGTTTACACCAAACAGATTAAAATACATATAAGCCCTTTGACTTTCTTTTACCACCATCTTTTCTGGATTTGCTACTATCCTAACTGAGGTGGTATCTGGGTCTATAAGTATTTCATCCACACCTTTTAGCTTTTCATAAAAGTTTTCTAAAGCTTGAAAATAGTTATCGTCTGGGATTGGGACATCTGTAAGCCTTTTAGCCACAGGTCTTGCCATTTTAAAAATCATACGTTCTGTTTTAAATATCCTTTTCATATACCATTTCAAAACCGTAGGCATCGAGACAAATCTCAGAGATTCTCCAGTGGGTGGTAAGTCTAGTATCAATACATCAAACTCTCTGTCTTTGTAATATTTGTTTACATAAAGTAAGCTTGTAACTTCTTCCATGCCAGGTAGTATGGCGAGTTCTTCAGATAAAACACCGTCAAGCCCTGTGGTGTTAAAAAGAAGCTCTAAAAATCTATAGACATCTCCCCAATATCTATCTATTTCTTCTTGAATATCTATCTCTTGAATATAAAGATTTTCATTTATCTGAATTGGAAGACCTTTAACGGCGTATTTTTGCTCATCTGGTATATCGAAAGAATCCCCTAAGCTGTGGGCTGGGTCTAAAGAAACCACAATCGTCTTGTAGCCCATCTTGGAAAGCTTATAACCAGTGGCTGCTGATACCGTAGTTTTACCTACACCGCCTTTTCCAGAAAAAAGTATTATTCGCATATACAAAATTTAATATATAGACATTAAAAATCAACCTTTTAAAGGTTTATCTCAGTAAAATCCCTTATACAGTCTTTTTCTTCGCAGGGTCTATCCCTTGATACTAAAATAGCGTTCATGCCTGCTTCTTTTGACGCGTTTATTTCTTCTTTAACATCGGATAAAAATAAAAACATTTGTGGATCTATTTCGGTAGCTGAAGCTATCTTTATATAAGAGTTTTTATCTTTTTTAGAACCCATTGTTGTATCAAAAAATCCGTCAAAAAAGTTTGTTATATCCCCGTATACTGAATATCCAAAAAATAGTTTTTGGGCTTTTATAGACCCAGAAGAATAAGCAAAAATTTTGTATCCTTTTTCTTTTAACTCTTTTAGTTTGATATAAGCATCTTCGTATATATGGCCTTTTAGCTCACCACTTTTAAACCCCTCTTCCCATATATGCCCTTGTAGCTCTTTTAAAAGTGTATCTTTTATATCTTTTTCAATAAAATCTTTGAAAACTAAAACGGCTGTTTGTAAATCTATGTTTTTTTCAAGCTTTTGAGATAAGGATTTTACAATATTTTTTACGTGTTCTTCTTCCCAGTGTGTTTGTAAATAGTCTTTTAAGCGTTTTTTTGAGTATCCAAACATCACATCTTTTACGTAGTTTATAGAAGATGTGGTGCCCTCAATATCTGTAAGAATAGCTTTTATCATAGAGAGGCTATGTCATCATGGCTTGGAATCTTTAAAGATATATCAGAGCCTGTAAAATCTGCTACCCAACCCTCAGGTATCAAGAAAAATCTTATAGCTTTGAAAAAAGGCTTTGAACCCATATCAAACCAATGTTTTGTATAAGCTGGTACACTTATAAAGTCCCCTTTTTCACAAAAAGCCACATAAACTTTATCATCTATATGAAGATAAAAAGTACCTGACCCATCTACAAAAAACCTCACTTCAAAATCAGAGTGCGTATGTTCTTTTAAAAACACGTTTCTTAACTCATCTTTTTTAGGATTTTCTGGTATTAGGCTTACTACATCCAAAGATTTAAACCCAAACTCTTTTATTATTCTATTTATATCCTCTTCATAAGCTTTTATTACCTCTTTTTGACCAGCATCCCAGGAAAGTTCATTGTCGGCTTTCCACCTTTCAAACCTTACACCCAATGCTGCCAATCTCTTTGATACTGCCTCATATTCTTTTATAAGCTCTAAAACGCTACCTTCTTCATTGTAAATCACAAGATGACTCATAGGGCACCTCTTTGCAAATGCATACTTTTTAACTCGCAATCAAACAAAAAATCAAGGGCTTCAAGTTTTACGTAAGCATCCATTGTATCTTTACCCCAAGCGTAAATGCCGTGAGATTTTAATAAAAATCCATATTTTACTTCACCTTTTTCTATGGCTTTTTTTACAATATCTGATAGCTTCTTCATGTCTTGCATGTTGTCAAAAATGGGTATTTCCACAACAGTCTCGTGGGTATCTATTCCGTCAAAAGCTTTTAAAAGCTCATAATCTTTAAGTAAAACCTTGTCTTTTAATAACCTTGATATCAAAGTAGCGTTTATAGTATGAACATGGAAAACTGCGTTTATATCAGGAAAATTTTTATATACTACAATATGAAGGAGCGTTTCAGCCGAAGGTTTTTTCTTGCCATCTATGGTTTTGCCTTCGTAATCCACAATGACAAAATCTTTCTCGTTTATATATCCTTTGTGAGTTCCAGAGGCTGTAATACATATTTTCTTATCGTCAATTCTAAATGACAAATTACCGGCGGTAGCTGGAAGCCATC
Proteins encoded in this region:
- the mtnC gene encoding acireductone synthase, producing MIKAILTDIEGTTSSINYVKDVMFGYSKKRLKDYLQTHWEEEHVKNIVKSLSQKLEKNIDLQTAVLVFKDFIEKDIKDTLLKELQGHIWEEGFKSGELKGHIYEDAYIKLKELKEKGYKIFAYSSGSIKAQKLFFGYSVYGDITNFFDGFFDTTMGSKKDKNSYIKIASATEIDPQMFLFLSDVKEEINASKEAGMNAILVSRDRPCEEKDCIRDFTEINL
- the fmt gene encoding methionyl-tRNA formyltransferase; translated protein: MRIVFCGTSSFAVPSLELLASEFEIALVITQPDKPAGRGQKLTPPPVKQKALELNLNISQPEKISFLKEELLNIKPDIMIVVAYGQIIPKSMLEIPTFKSLNLHGSVLPKYRGAAPIQRALMQGEKETGNTVILMSSKMDEGDILSVESIPIEQEDNYEKLSNKLSIKGAKLLKDTILSWVSGSIKPIPQNHQEATYAMPILKEELRICFKTSAFSIHNKIRGVYPNAYGVSGDRNIKILKTNIVEKDLNLKPGELFYDGKSLFVGTGDLPLEILEIMSLKGKRVSGKEFAMGYLNQVKKFY
- the cmk gene encoding (d)CMP kinase, producing the protein MNYKIIAIDGPASSGKSSVSRELSKILGYIYFNTGLVYRAIGFLKSKNIDFFDAVEKNRLVFELLIGQTKVIFDHDDITKELTKEYVGALASEVAKEPSLREKIIVFQRSLVKDNAVVEGRDVGTHIFKDATIKFFIDADPKERALRRYLEEGGSYEDILNKILKRDETDKNRKDYPFRKAEDAIQIDTTCMTKEEVINLCMEYIKKVL
- a CDS encoding phosphatase PAP2 family protein codes for the protein MVFELFKENIELFNLINHHHDKFFDRFFYTYTSLGSGWVLLPFLAYIYTFRRYKLKVYLVTLIIETILVTALKNIFDQPRPASVLKHVHLLYKLYWGSFPSGDTAMAFVIAMVGSYNEKPLVKAFFFSYAFLIMYERSYVGVHFPLDTITGALIGVFSFYVAKALVDSSFKSSI
- the metE gene encoding 5-methyltetrahydropteroyltriglutamate--homocysteine S-methyltransferase; protein product: MKALAYGYPKLGEKREFKNALESFWKKAITEEQFYEQMRNIEAQRIRAYSESVDEIPVGELSFYDFMLDTAVMVGMIPSRFGEYKGLETYFEMARGKSAMEMTKYFNTNYHYIVPELESNNFKLLENKPKRCYLNAKDKVQNPKPYLIAPFTFLKLSKTYKKTTKDGFSVLETSKIENEKTLYYFLEPLLEVYKDILKNLKTEGVNIVSLQDPGLVFDLKDYELNAVKKIYEELSQVSDIELITYYDSVSAYKDIIDLPVKRIGLDLCSNAENLENLRKYGFPKDKELIAGIINGRQVWRANLRDKLKLIDELSKIAPNLSISNSSPLFHLPVNVELETKMDKDLKDRLSFAKQKLEELKTLKNAFLGDKESLKEVEASAKLFEGSFGKNQVVIDRIKALKDSDFQRELPYKERIKLQQSILNLPIFPTTTIGSFPQTEEVRKTRSAFRSGKISKQEYEAFIKSQIDNVIAFQEEIGLDVLVHGEFERTDMVEFFAEKLKGVATTEHGWIISYGSRGYRPPIIYGDVYRDEPMTLNEILYAQSKTQKPVKGMLTGPVTILNWSFYREDIPKKEVAYQIALAILDEVKDLEKSGIKIIQIDEPAFREGTPIKKKDWEDYFDWAIKSFRLSSKANPKTQIHTHMCYSEFNDIIDKIYDMDFDVISIEASRSKGEILEAFERFGKWDRQIGIGVYDIHSPTIPSVEEMEIVMKRAMKVLDKSLLWVNPDCGLKTRRWEEVKPALKNMMEMALKLRKEA
- a CDS encoding acireductone dioxygenase; protein product: MSHLVIYNEEGSVLELIKEYEAVSKRLAALGVRFERWKADNELSWDAGQKEVIKAYEEDINRIIKEFGFKSLDVVSLIPENPKKDELRNVFLKEHTHSDFEVRFFVDGSGTFYLHIDDKVYVAFCEKGDFISVPAYTKHWFDMGSKPFFKAIRFFLIPEGWVADFTGSDISLKIPSHDDIASL
- a CDS encoding TRC40/GET3/ArsA family transport-energizing ATPase; protein product: MRIILFSGKGGVGKTTVSAATGYKLSKMGYKTIVVSLDPAHSLGDSFDIPDEQKYAVKGLPIQINENLYIQEIDIQEEIDRYWGDVYRFLELLFNTTGLDGVLSEELAILPGMEEVTSLLYVNKYYKDREFDVLILDLPPTGESLRFVSMPTVLKWYMKRIFKTERMIFKMARPVAKRLTDVPIPDDNYFQALENFYEKLKGVDEILIDPDTTSVRIVANPEKMVVKESQRAYMYFNLFGVNVDAVIVNKVLPKDKVADCEFFKEWVKSQQSYLEEIKSLFTPTPIFDVPTMQEEVCGLQKLEILSDLIYKDKNPADILFKDKPFEFLQSNGNYMLRLRAPYIRKDAISVVKGEDEIIVRAGNFKSHVMLPRKLRDYEPIKAKYDTPYLYIDLAKNN
- a CDS encoding UbiX family flavin prenyltransferase → MKESIALLITGASGSIYAVRTFEVLKEHYDLHVVMSKTAKYVMGYETGVGEEFFKKEAHVYDYTDFAAPISSGSFLCKFKGVLVVPCSMGTLGAVASGVAQNLIHRVCDTALKERVPLVMLVREMPYNSIHLENMLKLTNAGAIIMSASPGFYHKPKTLEESIDFVVGKVLDTLRIDHNIYKRWKSS
- a CDS encoding CDGSH iron-sulfur domain-containing protein; the protein is MARLVKLSGKGPVQVKAQEEKWVCTCGLSKGFPFCDGSHKKTQDEAEGKLYIYSENERIELT
- a CDS encoding SHOCT domain-containing protein, which translates into the protein MLVMILWLLSLVILVFGILGILGKLFGSHKANTLKALNDKYLRGEISKEEYEQAKRVLENL
- a CDS encoding methylthioribulose 1-phosphate dehydratase, translating into MEEKVADVIKIAKEFHTRGWLPATAGNLSFRIDDKKICITASGTHKGYINEKDFVIVDYEGKTIDGKKKPSAETLLHIVVYKNFPDINAVFHVHTINATLISRLLKDKVLLKDYELLKAFDGIDTHETVVEIPIFDNMQDMKKLSDIVKKAIEKGEVKYGFLLKSHGIYAWGKDTMDAYVKLEALDFLFDCELKSMHLQRGAL
- the hemH gene encoding ferrochelatase — its product is MSKTAVVLLNMGGPDSMSAIRPFLYNLFSDHDIVQIPRSIQKPVAFLISTFRAKKTEYYYKIMGGKSPQKEQTILQKNALQQALGQDYIVEIAMRYWHPFTAEAISNLEKVKPSKIVLLPLYPHYSSTTTGSSFKEFYRLFKKSSLKDTPVKEIRDYHDHPLFIKAWTENIKNSGIDDEYFILFSAHSLPQKIIDKKDPYKDQIEKSVELIMKNFKNKYMISYQSKVGPVKWLEPPTDKTIENLAKQGIKKLCLVPISFVSEHSETLYEMDYLYKNMAKELGIEHFKRVPTLQTNPTYIELLKELSTKAFAT
- a CDS encoding type III PLP-dependent enzyme yields the protein MPEKVLEAEEVPDVYPLQYKFAKQYFDSIVLRKPFILDVLKNVKTPTLVINLDRIKERFIELQEALKEAKIYYAVKANDHQEILALLNDLGSGYEVASSWELEKVLRLGVDGSRIISSNPVKPLDFIDYAYKSGIKAFSIDSYKEIDKLKKIAPRSRVYIRLIVPNEGSDWPLTNKFGVDVDTALDILEYAKYQGFVPYGITFHVGSQCNNLRNWFIGIKKAWELWEKAIYKDIKLTMLNLGGGIPVNYQYESLSIRDIGSYIEALLQKYFLIKPMEVQIEPGRGLVGDAGVLVSSVIGKTTKYINGEESYWIYLDTGVFNGLAEVLGGISYPMYAEQKGEIKPYTIAGVSCDSMDIISNFTYLPEVDIGDRVYIMATGAYTTVYAANFNGFGIPETVFV